The genome window CCAGTTCTTGAGTTCTTGAGTTTGTTGGTAAGAAGGGTGTCTTGCAGTGTTGGGATTAATATTATCAGAAGTTATGGGTACATTTAGTTGTCTTTGAGCTGCTTGTTCTCTTAAAGAAACTAACTGTGATTGTAAACTGACCACCTGttcaacaaaaaaaaagtaataaGTCAACAATAAGCTTGCAATTAATGAAGATCAATATTAGGGTTTTCAATCAAGACTATTAATCAAGATCAAATTGTTTTATTTTCAGTTGGATTAACCCAGAGCTCTCAGATTAGGACTTTCAGTTAGAATTATCAAGAGCAAGATTAAAGCTTTAAATTCGAATAGTGGTGAAGCTTGTTGTTACCTGTTTGCCTTCTATTTTGATGTATTAGACGGTTTTAAGAGTTAAGACCATTGTTTATAAATGATGATTAAAAAAGTATTTATGATTGGAACAATTATGAACTATAGTAGGGTTTTCACATGAAGCATGAAGGATATGACAAGAAAAGTGCGTAATTTCTTACGGAAATTTCTTACACAATTATTTTTGTCACAGATTCAAACACATTTGtgacaaatttcctacaaattttttttttctaaaattctGTGTCAAATTCTTAAATATGTAATTAAGTAGAAATTACAAACCTGTTGTTGTAGTGCAAAGATATGTGAAACACAGCCATAAATGGGATCTTGAAGCCTAGCTTGAGCTTCATACGATATCGTAGCCGCAGCTTCGGATCGATCACAAACGGGCAGATGAGAAAGAAGTTTTGAGACATTACTTGCACCAAAAACCCTGTGAATAGCAGCAAATTGTGTAGCACCTTGTTCATGGCAGAAATAAGGTGCAAACACACAACCCTTCACACATTTTCTTCTTAAGAACTTGCAGGCACCACATGGAGAACCTGATCCTGTCATTAGAATTTGATATTTTGTGAAAGTTTAAGTCTTTTGGAAAGATAAAAGGAGTATGTCTTTGTTTTGATGCTGGTGAAAACATTATGATCACCATGTTTATAAATAAGGAAGATGAAGGTGATGGATGGTATTTTAGTGAATATTTAATTGCAAATTGTTCCCTTGATGGCCTAcagttttattattataattgttATTAAATATAAAAATGAGAGAAATGATTTTCAATATTTAACCCCACAACCAAAGTACCAAACCTCTTAATTAAATGGCTTTCCTTTTCATTTTATTATTTTGAGATTCCAGTTTAACCCCTTAAAAGACAAATGAGCTAACATGAATCAAACACACACTCACGGCCTCGCCTCTTTggttattttaaataattatcggatatttgtgtgtgtgtattaaataaaaaaattaatatataccTGAAAATCCAACCGGGCTATGTTTCAAAAACATCAATTTGAAATGTAAATAATCCATTGCACAACATGATAGTCTCTTAACTAATATAAAATGCTTTTCCAATTGAAACTAGACAATATTACGCCATATGTAAATTGTGTACAAATCATTTTCATATTAAACTACTATAGTACTGTGGTGGTACACACCAAATATGTAATCTGataattcatattcatattcatatataTGATAATTTTCAAAGTGAATGAAcagtaatattattttattattaaatttaaattagaattagaattattagaattatttattatttaaaattagaattaagagatgagcaaatggtatcgttATGTGGACCCAAGTGTGAAGGAACGGGCTATTTtgtacttggaggcccaagaccgcgtaagaaaagggccttcactaaaatggccctaacttgggctacggaggtccgtttggggcgtgtgaccagtcaaaacgaacgggagaacgagctctatcttgctgcaaaccgcctacggcggtttgggtcatcgtccgggccgaaaaaacgcttatttctattagttttttctaattttatgttttttcaagtattttgggcattttgtttttgggcttgtgtttggcccgttgtcttttttaggcccgtttcgaatttctgtcattatttatatgtccctttagtgaatgaaacaatcagacttgaattttgagaaaagttatttttcacttcaaattccgtggcctttgggttgcaatttgggggttggggaagagacacacgggtattcgtagaatcaacgtgttgatCTTCGTTTATCGTATCACACGCTGCATCAGTATACGTACCGGTCTTAAATTTatcaaaccggtgtattttcggtaccggttctgcacatGTATTCACCGGTTCTTACCCACAAATACCGCTGCCGTACCAGTACCGTCCAGTACCGAatcgtaccatactaggtatattcggtaccggtacccacttatggggatttcggtaacggtattttcggtaccggttggtaccgagctcacaAATCttgtagcaacgcagcaatgcaagtaattgcaccgtttagattacttttcatacacacagtaagtaaattgtt of Helianthus annuus cultivar XRQ/B chromosome 1, HanXRQr2.0-SUNRISE, whole genome shotgun sequence contains these proteins:
- the LOC110937642 gene encoding LOB domain-containing protein 14 translates to MTGSGSPCGACKFLRRKCVKGCVFAPYFCHEQGATQFAAIHRVFGASNVSKLLSHLPVCDRSEAAATISYEAQARLQDPIYGCVSHIFALQQQVVSLQSQLVSLREQAAQRQLNVPITSDNINPNTARHPSYQQTQELKNWFQQSENSWTNMPQYNPNSMNDAMNFKSVAENYNNSLMKDEDGSFSSFEEGSSYSIESLDMQISSNQQQWAYRDYGEDLQSVAFGYTHN